One genomic segment of [Pasteurella] aerogenes includes these proteins:
- the ptsN gene encoding nitrogen regulatory protein: protein MLKFTQLLSSENLRQGVVCSSKKRAFETICHIVAKQLCEHSPRKQEATPAEQCEEQEDACFASLLAREKLGNSSLGNGVALPKARLSEDCTAPTAVFLQLETPIDYDSADHREVDLIFALFIPPELCEQYMQELPSLTEKLSDKSLCKQLRAAKSEDELWQIFQYADNITQEEAETPPSSQDETT, encoded by the coding sequence ATGCTTAAATTTACGCAATTGTTATCGTCTGAAAATCTTCGCCAAGGCGTGGTTTGTTCAAGTAAAAAGCGTGCATTTGAAACAATTTGTCACATCGTTGCCAAACAATTATGCGAACACTCGCCACGCAAACAAGAAGCAACGCCAGCTGAGCAATGTGAAGAACAAGAAGATGCTTGTTTTGCATCGTTGCTGGCGCGGGAAAAATTGGGTAATTCCAGTTTAGGCAATGGAGTCGCATTGCCAAAAGCGCGTTTATCCGAAGATTGTACAGCGCCTACTGCGGTATTTTTACAATTAGAAACGCCGATTGACTATGATAGCGCAGATCATCGTGAAGTCGATTTAATTTTTGCCTTATTTATTCCGCCGGAGCTTTGTGAGCAATATATGCAAGAACTTCCATCGCTGACAGAAAAATTGTCAGACAAAAGTTTGTGCAAGCAGTTGCGTGCAGCAAAAAGCGAAGATGAACTGTGGCAAATCTTCCAATATGCAGATAATATTACGCAAGAAGAAGCAGAAACGCCACCATCCTCACAAGATGAAACAACTTAA
- the lptB_1 gene encoding lipopolysaccharide export system ATP-binding protein LptB: MSVLYAENLAKSYKSRKVVSDVSLTVNSNEIVGLLGPNGAGKTTTFYMVVGLVHQDQGSIRIDDEDISLLPMHNRAQKGIGYLPQEASIFRHLSVYDNLMAVLELRKELNRRQRQEKADELINEFNIGHIRNNLGQSLSGGERRRVEIARALAANPKFILLDEPFAGVDPISVIDIKKIITELRNRGLGVLITDHNVRETLDVCERAYIVSEGQMIATGTPTEVMNNEHVKRVYLGEEFKL; the protein is encoded by the coding sequence ATGTCAGTGCTTTATGCTGAAAATTTAGCGAAAAGTTATAAAAGTCGCAAGGTCGTTTCCGATGTGAGTTTAACCGTAAACTCCAATGAAATTGTCGGTTTACTTGGTCCTAACGGTGCGGGGAAAACCACCACATTCTATATGGTGGTTGGGCTAGTTCACCAAGATCAAGGCTCAATTCGGATCGATGACGAAGATATTAGTTTATTGCCAATGCATAACCGTGCGCAAAAAGGGATCGGTTATCTTCCACAAGAAGCCTCTATTTTTCGTCATCTCAGTGTATATGATAACTTGATGGCGGTATTAGAACTTCGTAAAGAATTAAACCGTCGCCAGCGTCAAGAAAAAGCGGATGAATTAATTAACGAATTTAATATTGGGCATATCCGTAATAATTTAGGGCAATCCTTATCTGGTGGAGAACGCCGTCGTGTGGAAATTGCTCGAGCGTTAGCGGCAAACCCGAAATTTATTTTATTAGATGAACCTTTTGCCGGCGTTGATCCTATTTCAGTAATTGATATTAAAAAGATCATTACCGAACTACGCAATCGCGGACTGGGCGTGTTGATTACTGACCATAACGTACGCGAAACCTTGGATGTTTGTGAACGAGCTTATATTGTTAGTGAAGGACAAATGATCGCGACAGGTACGCCAACGGAAGTGATGAATAATGAACACGTCAAACGGGTTTACTTAGGAGAAGAATTTAAATTGTAG
- the lptA gene encoding lipopolysaccharide export system protein LptA, producing the protein MKLTTNKLILLTTLMMTSVSAFALKDDTNKPINIESDNQSLDMENSVVTFTDNVVITQGSILIKAQKVVIKRPPEDSGKKETVEAFGSPVTFHQILDDGKPVDGKANQVHYDLGTEFLTLTGNAELKQLDSKINGNHITYDVKKQQLKANGSSKSRVKTVLIPAQLNNKKK; encoded by the coding sequence ATGAAATTAACAACCAATAAACTGATATTACTGACAACGTTGATGATGACTTCAGTTTCGGCATTCGCGCTCAAAGACGATACAAATAAGCCGATTAACATTGAATCAGACAACCAATCGCTCGATATGGAAAATAGCGTGGTGACGTTTACAGATAACGTAGTAATTACACAAGGTTCCATTTTAATCAAAGCGCAAAAAGTCGTTATCAAGCGTCCGCCGGAAGATTCCGGTAAAAAAGAAACCGTTGAGGCATTCGGTTCACCGGTAACGTTCCATCAAATTCTTGACGATGGAAAACCGGTGGATGGTAAAGCTAACCAAGTGCATTATGATTTAGGCACAGAATTTTTAACGCTGACTGGAAATGCGGAATTAAAGCAATTAGACAGCAAAATTAACGGTAATCACATTACTTATGATGTAAAAAAACAACAATTAAAAGCAAACGGTTCAAGCAAATCACGCGTGAAAACGGTACTTATTCCGGCACAGCTTAATAATAAGAAAAAATAG
- the lptC gene encoding lipopolysaccharide export system protein LptC, whose protein sequence is MNIRWNMALSVIALILLGWFYTLNQQDDGLSNLIKKDDSPEYVGKKMNTIVFSPTGLRQYLATSDHAEYFTSDGHSDFAKPVVYLYDIEGDNIGQQSWKLSADKATLTKDNMLYLDGNVTAESLSPISRLQRVFTQRATVNLKTQDITSDTMVKINGLNFNSTGLKLTGNLQQQVATLKEQVKTYYEINNQ, encoded by the coding sequence ATGAATATTCGTTGGAACATGGCGTTATCCGTTATAGCGTTGATTTTATTAGGTTGGTTTTACACGTTAAATCAACAAGATGACGGACTTAGCAATTTGATAAAAAAAGATGACAGCCCAGAATACGTGGGGAAAAAGATGAATACCATAGTATTTTCTCCGACAGGATTGCGACAATATTTGGCGACATCAGACCACGCCGAATACTTTACTTCCGACGGACATAGTGATTTTGCTAAACCGGTGGTCTATTTATATGATATTGAAGGGGATAATATCGGTCAGCAAAGCTGGAAATTAAGCGCAGATAAAGCCACGTTAACGAAAGATAATATGTTGTATTTAGACGGAAATGTCACCGCAGAAAGCCTCTCGCCAATCTCCCGTTTACAACGGGTTTTCACCCAGCGGGCAACGGTGAATTTAAAGACGCAAGATATTACTTCTGATACAATGGTAAAAATTAACGGACTGAATTTTAATTCTACCGGATTGAAATTAACAGGAAATTTACAACAACAGGTTGCCACTTTAAAAGAGCAGGTAAAAACATATTATGAAATTAACAACCAATAA
- a CDS encoding ABC transporter ATP-binding protein, which yields MANPLIEVKNLTFKRGERIIYDNLNLRVEQGKITAIMGPSGIGKTTLLKLIGGQLHPQQGEILFDGQDICKMSNSELYRVRQRMGMLFQSGALFTDLSTFDNVAFPIREHTRLPETLIRQIVLMKLEAVGLRGAAELMPSELSGGMARRAALARTIALDPELIMYDEPFTGQDPISMGVIVSLIKRLNEALQLTSIVVSHDVQEVLSIADYAYIIADKRVIAEGSAEQLLQSQDPQVMQFINGEEDGPVRFHYPAQDYLQELFP from the coding sequence ATGGCTAATCCCCTAATTGAAGTGAAAAATCTCACATTCAAACGCGGTGAGCGCATTATTTATGACAACTTGAATTTGCGTGTTGAGCAAGGCAAGATTACCGCAATTATGGGGCCGTCGGGGATCGGTAAAACCACCTTGTTGAAATTAATCGGTGGGCAGTTACATCCACAACAAGGCGAAATTTTATTTGACGGTCAGGATATTTGCAAAATGTCGAATTCGGAACTTTATCGCGTGCGTCAACGTATGGGAATGTTATTCCAATCCGGCGCGTTGTTTACGGATCTTTCGACCTTTGACAATGTGGCATTTCCGATTCGTGAGCATACCCGTTTGCCAGAAACTTTGATCCGACAAATCGTGTTGATGAAGTTGGAGGCGGTGGGGTTGCGTGGGGCAGCAGAGTTGATGCCTTCCGAGCTTTCTGGCGGGATGGCAAGACGCGCAGCATTGGCACGTACCATTGCATTGGATCCGGAATTGATTATGTATGATGAACCTTTTACCGGTCAGGATCCGATTAGCATGGGTGTGATTGTCAGCCTGATCAAGCGATTGAATGAAGCTTTGCAGTTAACTTCAATTGTCGTGTCTCATGATGTGCAAGAGGTATTAAGTATTGCCGATTATGCTTATATTATTGCGGATAAGCGCGTGATCGCTGAAGGCAGCGCTGAACAGTTATTGCAAAGTCAGGATCCGCAAGTGATGCAATTTATTAATGGGGAAGAAGACGGTCCTGTGCGTTTTCATTATCCTGCACAAGATTATCTACAGGAGTTATTTCCATGA
- the mlaE gene encoding ABC transporter permease, whose translation MIEGWISSFGRTAIDFCRALGRAGFMLFGALVGKPQVRKHFPLLIKQLHVLGVQSLLIIMLSGLFIGMVLGLQGYVVLVDFSAETSLGQLVALSLLRELGPVVTALLFAGRAGSALTAEIGLMKATEQLSSLEMMAVDPLRRVISPRFWAGVISMPILAVIFTAIGIWGGSLVGVDWKGVDAGSFWSVMQNSVSWSYDLLNGFIKSLCFAIAVVWIALFNGYDCIPTSEGISKATTRTVVHASLVVLGLDFVLTAVMFGAS comes from the coding sequence ATGATTGAAGGTTGGATTTCTTCCTTTGGGCGCACGGCGATTGATTTTTGTCGAGCGTTGGGACGAGCCGGATTTATGCTATTTGGCGCGCTGGTGGGCAAACCGCAAGTACGAAAACATTTTCCGTTGCTGATTAAACAATTGCACGTATTAGGCGTACAATCGCTGTTGATTATTATGCTATCCGGTTTATTTATCGGTATGGTGTTAGGCTTGCAAGGTTATGTGGTCTTGGTGGATTTTTCTGCGGAAACCAGCCTAGGACAATTGGTTGCGTTATCACTCTTGCGCGAATTAGGACCGGTCGTGACTGCGCTTTTGTTTGCCGGACGAGCGGGTTCGGCGCTTACGGCGGAAATTGGCTTGATGAAAGCGACCGAGCAACTTTCCAGTTTGGAAATGATGGCGGTGGATCCATTGCGTCGAGTTATTTCGCCTCGTTTTTGGGCGGGCGTGATTTCTATGCCGATTTTAGCGGTAATTTTTACCGCTATCGGGATTTGGGGCGGCTCGTTGGTTGGCGTGGATTGGAAAGGTGTTGATGCAGGAAGTTTTTGGTCTGTCATGCAAAATTCGGTCAGTTGGTCTTATGATTTATTGAACGGATTTATTAAGAGTTTATGTTTTGCCATCGCGGTAGTTTGGATTGCCTTATTTAATGGTTATGATTGTATTCCAACATCGGAAGGGATCAGTAAAGCGACAACCCGAACTGTGGTACATGCATCGTTGGTGGTATTAGGTTTAGATTTTGTATTAACTGCCGTGATGTTCGGTGCTAGTTAA
- the mlaD gene encoding ABC transporter-binding protein has product MRQTTKYEFWVGLFLLLGIGALVFLGLKVANVQSFSSAKTYQIYATFDNIGGLKVRAPLKIGGVVIGRVTDISLDPKSYTPRVTLAVDQAYNQIPETSSLSIKTSGLLGEQYISLSLGFADEEFGYLKDGDQLVDTKSAMVLEDLVGQFLYGDKNKEEGKAEEGNNAAEPSAQ; this is encoded by the coding sequence ATGCGACAAACAACTAAATATGAATTTTGGGTCGGTTTATTTTTGTTACTCGGGATTGGTGCGTTAGTCTTTTTAGGCTTAAAAGTGGCGAATGTGCAAAGTTTCAGCAGTGCAAAAACGTACCAAATTTATGCAACTTTTGATAATATCGGTGGACTAAAAGTAAGAGCGCCATTGAAAATTGGCGGTGTGGTGATTGGGCGAGTGACTGATATTTCTTTGGATCCGAAAAGCTATACGCCACGCGTGACCTTGGCGGTGGATCAGGCTTATAACCAGATTCCGGAAACTAGCTCGTTGTCAATTAAAACTTCGGGATTATTGGGTGAACAATATATTTCCTTGAGTCTCGGTTTTGCTGATGAAGAATTCGGTTATTTAAAAGACGGGGATCAACTAGTGGATACCAAATCTGCAATGGTATTGGAAGATTTAGTGGGTCAATTCTTATATGGCGATAAGAATAAAGAGGAAGGCAAAGCGGAAGAGGGTAACAACGCGGCTGAGCCAAGCGCACAATAA
- a CDS encoding toluene tolerance Ttg2 family protein encodes MLKRKLNQWLAKTVFILTALFAMQNVMAADNPLSLTQTLSDKLFAHINQNEAKIKQNPNFLKTLVRQDLMPYVHVKYAGSLILGNENLKSSTKDQQNNFFAALDKYIEQVYAQSLTLYKGQELKIMQRKLEGTFADILVEIQPKGQESAVKLNFLWRQNSKTGQWQVYDMAAEGRSVVETKKQEWAPIIRQKGIDGLTADIQKAASQPVTLGK; translated from the coding sequence ATGTTAAAACGTAAATTAAATCAATGGCTAGCAAAAACAGTGTTCATTTTGACCGCACTTTTTGCTATGCAAAATGTCATGGCGGCGGATAATCCGTTATCGTTGACACAAACGTTGTCAGATAAACTTTTTGCCCATATCAATCAAAATGAAGCAAAAATTAAACAAAATCCAAATTTTCTAAAAACACTTGTACGTCAAGATCTTATGCCTTATGTTCATGTGAAATACGCCGGTTCATTGATTTTGGGGAATGAAAACTTAAAATCCAGCACCAAAGATCAGCAAAATAATTTTTTTGCAGCGTTGGATAAATATATTGAACAAGTTTATGCGCAATCTTTGACTTTGTATAAAGGGCAAGAACTAAAAATTATGCAACGTAAATTGGAAGGGACATTTGCTGATATTTTGGTTGAAATTCAACCTAAAGGACAAGAAAGTGCGGTAAAATTAAACTTCTTATGGCGCCAAAACAGCAAAACTGGTCAATGGCAAGTGTATGATATGGCGGCAGAAGGGCGTAGCGTAGTGGAAACCAAAAAACAAGAATGGGCTCCGATTATTCGTCAAAAAGGCATTGACGGATTAACTGCCGATATTCAAAAAGCAGCCTCTCAACCTGTTACTTTAGGTAAATAA
- a CDS encoding sulfate transporter/antisigma-factor antagonist STAS family protein — MRNNQSLHWELLQNDDNITPRLIGELSRDTLLPLWLQRASFLSQQKLAKQNIVWDLTEITRIDSAGFALLCDLIHDCQQLQGTENRLQIKNPPIQLMTLADLFGLSDWINPLVQSNGKN, encoded by the coding sequence ATGAGAAACAACCAAAGTTTACATTGGGAATTATTACAAAATGATGATAATATAACTCCTCGATTGATAGGGGAGTTATCTCGTGACACGTTGCTACCGTTGTGGTTGCAACGTGCTTCTTTTTTATCGCAACAAAAACTGGCAAAGCAAAATATTGTTTGGGATTTAACGGAAATTACGCGAATTGACAGCGCCGGTTTTGCGCTGTTGTGTGATTTGATCCATGACTGTCAGCAGCTGCAAGGTACAGAAAACCGTTTGCAGATAAAAAATCCGCCTATTCAATTAATGACATTAGCAGATCTTTTTGGTTTATCCGATTGGATAAATCCATTGGTACAATCTAACGGTAAGAATTAA
- a CDS encoding BolA family protein, with protein sequence METQEIEKILKAALNLDEVYVQGENAHFGVIVVSDEIAQLSRLKQQQTIYAPLMDYFSTGEIHALTIKTFSVEKWKRERLLNPVN encoded by the coding sequence ATGGAAACTCAAGAAATTGAAAAAATTTTGAAAGCGGCGCTTAACCTTGATGAAGTTTATGTACAAGGGGAAAATGCGCACTTTGGCGTGATTGTTGTGAGTGATGAAATTGCTCAATTATCACGCTTAAAACAGCAACAAACAATTTATGCCCCGCTAATGGATTATTTTTCTACGGGTGAAATTCATGCATTGACGATCAAAACCTTCAGTGTAGAAAAATGGAAACGTGAACGTTTACTTAATCCGGTCAACTAA
- the murZ gene encoding UDP-N-acetylglucosamine 1-carboxyvinyltransferase has protein sequence MQKFRVYGQSRLKGSVDISGAKNAALPILFAAILAEEPVVLTNVPELKDIDTTLKILRQLGVVVERDEQGAVRLDASQINHFVAPYELVKTMRASIWALAPLVARFKQGQVSLPGGCSIGARPVDLHISGLERLGAQIVLEDGYVKAYVNNRLVGTRIVMEKVSVGATLSIMIAATLAKGTTIIENAAREPEITDTAIFLNKMGAKISGAGTDTITIEGVERLGGCEHSVVPDRIETGTFLVAAAISGGRIVCKKTKADTLDAVIDKLREAGAQIDVTEDTITLDMLGNRPKAVNIRTAPYPGFPTDMQAQFTLLNMVAVGTSIITETIFENRFMHIPELIRMGGKAEIEGNTAICHGVDHLSGAEVMATDLRASISLVLAGCIASGETIVDRIYHIDRGYEHIEDKLRGLGARIERFSENSEE, from the coding sequence ATGCAAAAATTTCGTGTTTACGGTCAATCCCGTTTAAAAGGCAGCGTTGATATTTCAGGGGCAAAAAATGCCGCATTACCGATTTTATTTGCCGCGATTTTAGCGGAAGAACCGGTTGTGTTAACCAATGTTCCTGAACTAAAAGACATTGATACTACGTTAAAAATTTTACGCCAATTAGGAGTAGTGGTTGAACGTGATGAGCAAGGTGCGGTGCGTTTAGATGCATCTCAAATTAACCATTTCGTTGCGCCTTACGAATTAGTTAAAACTATGCGCGCCTCTATTTGGGCGTTGGCACCTTTGGTTGCTCGTTTTAAACAAGGTCAAGTTTCTTTACCGGGTGGCTGTTCTATTGGCGCTAGACCGGTGGATTTGCACATTAGCGGATTGGAACGTTTGGGCGCCCAAATCGTATTAGAAGACGGTTATGTAAAAGCCTATGTTAATAACCGCTTAGTTGGTACGCGTATTGTGATGGAAAAAGTGAGCGTTGGAGCAACGTTATCCATTATGATTGCTGCGACTTTGGCTAAAGGCACGACGATTATCGAAAATGCGGCGCGTGAGCCGGAAATTACGGATACCGCAATTTTCTTAAATAAAATGGGTGCTAAAATTAGTGGTGCGGGAACCGATACTATCACTATTGAAGGTGTTGAGCGCTTGGGCGGTTGTGAACATAGTGTGGTTCCAGATCGTATTGAAACGGGAACTTTCTTAGTGGCAGCTGCGATTTCAGGCGGACGCATAGTGTGTAAAAAAACTAAGGCAGATACGTTAGATGCGGTTATTGATAAACTGCGTGAAGCTGGCGCACAAATTGATGTCACAGAAGATACGATTACCTTAGATATGCTGGGCAATCGTCCAAAAGCAGTCAATATTCGCACTGCGCCTTATCCGGGCTTTCCAACAGATATGCAAGCGCAATTTACCTTGTTAAATATGGTGGCGGTGGGGACCAGTATTATCACGGAAACCATTTTTGAAAACCGTTTTATGCATATTCCGGAATTGATCCGTATGGGTGGAAAAGCGGAAATCGAAGGCAATACTGCTATTTGCCATGGTGTTGATCATCTTTCCGGTGCGGAAGTGATGGCAACCGATTTACGCGCGTCAATCAGCTTAGTGCTAGCGGGTTGTATCGCAAGCGGTGAAACCATTGTGGATCGTATTTACCACATCGATCGTGGATATGAGCATATTGAAGATAAACTACGTGGACTTGGCGCCCGCATTGAGCGTTTTTCTGAAAATAGCGAAGAATAA
- a CDS encoding Patatin-like phospholipase: MMKIKNFVYLLSGCLLSACSLVNYEPLEPLKQINQADGYRLKNAITTQDGNLIILMFSGGGTRAAALGYGVLEQFKKTPVYTTKQGSLLDKIDVVYGVSGGSVLASYFALEGANVIPKFEDNFLKQDFQSEIIRQVFSLSNLPRLTSPQFGRGDLLQEQLNLTLYRGKTFGDLVHQRKGPFAVISATDMNMGQKISFTQEFFDGLCLDLNQMEIARAVAASSAVPLVFSPLTLNNNAGNCHFSLPPELSVINNLNDEEMQRAKNLNEIKNVLALYQDRAARPFIHLVDGGLTDNLGLASLIDIYDVAGQELMYEKALKMGMKRIIVINVNAQNEVTNEIDKSADIPSATEVINTIINVPIDRNTAVTLRRFREFTDEWNKFMLKMPAQKRIEMHFVSLGLKDLPESPLKKEVLNIETSFYLPHSDVNKLKQAAQILLENSKEYQEILKVLK; encoded by the coding sequence ATGATGAAAATAAAAAATTTCGTTTATTTACTTTCCGGATGCCTACTGAGTGCCTGTAGTCTGGTGAATTATGAACCGCTTGAACCGTTAAAACAAATTAATCAAGCAGATGGTTATCGGCTAAAAAATGCCATCACCACACAAGACGGGAATTTAATTATCCTCATGTTTTCCGGCGGTGGAACGCGTGCAGCCGCGTTAGGCTACGGTGTGCTGGAACAATTTAAAAAAACGCCGGTATATACGACAAAACAAGGTTCTTTATTGGATAAGATTGATGTTGTTTACGGGGTTTCCGGCGGTTCCGTATTGGCAAGCTATTTTGCATTGGAAGGTGCGAATGTCATCCCGAAATTTGAAGATAACTTTTTGAAACAAGATTTTCAAAGTGAAATTATCAGACAAGTTTTCTCGCTATCTAACTTACCGCGTTTAACCTCTCCACAATTTGGTCGCGGCGATTTATTACAAGAACAGCTGAATTTAACGTTGTATCGTGGCAAAACGTTCGGCGATTTAGTCCATCAGCGTAAAGGACCTTTTGCGGTGATCAGCGCAACCGATATGAATATGGGGCAAAAAATTTCTTTTACGCAAGAATTCTTCGATGGATTATGCCTAGATTTAAATCAAATGGAAATTGCCCGCGCGGTCGCCGCATCCAGCGCAGTTCCCTTGGTATTTAGTCCGCTGACCTTAAATAATAATGCAGGGAATTGTCATTTTTCACTGCCACCGGAATTATCGGTGATTAATAACCTCAATGATGAGGAAATGCAACGAGCTAAAAATCTTAATGAAATAAAAAATGTGCTAGCTTTGTATCAAGATCGCGCAGCACGCCCATTTATTCATCTGGTTGATGGCGGATTAACGGATAATCTAGGGTTAGCCAGTCTCATTGACATTTATGATGTCGCCGGACAGGAATTAATGTATGAAAAAGCATTAAAAATGGGCATGAAGCGAATTATTGTGATCAACGTGAATGCGCAAAATGAAGTTACCAACGAAATTGACAAATCAGCAGATATTCCAAGCGCGACTGAAGTCATCAATACCATTATTAATGTTCCAATTGATCGAAATACCGCGGTTACCTTGCGTCGTTTCCGCGAATTTACCGACGAATGGAATAAATTTATGTTAAAAATGCCAGCGCAAAAACGCATAGAAATGCATTTTGTCAGCCTTGGGCTTAAAGATTTACCGGAATCACCGCTGAAAAAAGAAGTATTAAACATCGAGACATCCTTTTATTTACCGCATAGTGATGTCAATAAACTAAAACAAGCGGCGCAAATTTTGCTGGAAAACTCTAAAGAATACCAAGAGATATTAAAAGTGTTGAAATAG
- the cusC_1 gene encoding cation efflux system protein CusC, with translation MKKIPLSALSLFAILLAACQNTEIVAPSSVTLPAAFEQVNQAKGAEDIRRWWQNWHDSQLNRLIEQGLANNLDIALAQARLKEAQANSRAAEADRGPSVSAAGSAISGLNDLNTGVINPSESRSHGIAGAIIASWEPDFFGQKRSDADAATYAALAYQEQVYAAQLLVSGQIAENYFKIYATDQQSAVINQTISTLMALQRYIQGRFNAGQATAYEVNEIATQLSALQAKQATLNAQSDSYQRSIAILLGQPPQGFRLVKRGNPLSNMPIAPRGQQPATVIERRPDIRANARQVQAYSAKLASAKADLYPRFTLNFIGQGGRIELNNDLSFISGKGGLFGVGVQLPIFTNGRIEANIDAADARLKGALIQYDKTLLKALSEVENAYQMQYALLRQGNFLQKSYAQAQKQANDAQMLFKHGEKTLDVALRAKLNALDYQSQRIQTQLAGAQNLIGLYNALGGGWQAN, from the coding sequence ATGAAAAAAATCCCCCTAAGCGCACTCAGTTTATTCGCCATCTTGCTGGCAGCTTGTCAAAATACCGAAATTGTTGCGCCTTCTTCGGTCACCTTGCCGGCAGCATTTGAGCAAGTCAACCAAGCTAAAGGCGCGGAGGATATTCGCCGCTGGTGGCAAAATTGGCATGATTCCCAACTTAATCGGCTTATTGAGCAAGGATTAGCCAATAACTTGGATATTGCTTTAGCACAAGCTCGTTTAAAAGAAGCGCAAGCCAATAGCCGGGCAGCAGAAGCGGATCGAGGTCCTTCTGTCAGTGCTGCCGGTTCAGCAATAAGTGGATTAAATGACTTAAATACCGGTGTTATCAATCCAAGTGAATCAAGAAGTCATGGTATCGCAGGCGCCATTATTGCTTCTTGGGAACCGGATTTTTTTGGACAAAAACGGAGTGATGCTGATGCTGCAACTTATGCAGCGCTTGCCTATCAAGAGCAAGTTTATGCGGCTCAATTACTAGTCAGCGGACAAATTGCAGAAAATTATTTTAAAATTTATGCCACCGATCAACAAAGTGCGGTCATAAATCAAACAATTTCTACCTTAATGGCGTTGCAACGTTATATTCAAGGACGTTTTAATGCCGGTCAAGCCACTGCCTACGAAGTGAATGAAATTGCCACCCAACTTTCTGCATTACAAGCCAAACAAGCGACACTAAACGCGCAATCAGACAGCTATCAGCGCAGCATTGCTATTTTATTAGGGCAACCGCCACAAGGTTTTCGTCTGGTAAAACGTGGCAATCCGTTATCCAATATGCCAATCGCACCGCGCGGCCAACAACCAGCGACGGTGATCGAACGTCGTCCGGATATTCGCGCTAACGCACGCCAAGTGCAAGCCTACAGCGCAAAACTTGCCAGCGCCAAAGCCGATCTTTATCCCCGTTTTACCCTGAACTTTATCGGACAAGGAGGAAGGATTGAATTAAATAACGATTTATCCTTTATTTCCGGTAAAGGCGGATTATTCGGCGTTGGCGTACAATTACCTATTTTTACCAACGGGCGAATTGAAGCAAATATTGATGCAGCGGATGCTCGGTTAAAAGGCGCGCTTATTCAATATGATAAAACCTTATTAAAAGCCCTTTCCGAAGTGGAGAATGCTTACCAAATGCAATACGCCTTATTACGCCAAGGAAATTTTCTACAAAAATCCTATGCGCAAGCACAAAAACAGGCAAATGATGCTCAAATGCTGTTTAAACATGGCGAAAAAACCTTAGATGTAGCATTACGCGCGAAGTTAAATGCGCTGGATTACCAATCACAACGCATCCAAACCCAGCTTGCCGGCGCACAAAATCTGATTGGCTTATACAATGCTTTAGGCGGTGGTTGGCAAGCAAATTAA